The Streptomyces kanamyceticus genome window below encodes:
- a CDS encoding response regulator, which produces MADSFGPMRDEDAGDGIGIGTQAGAPRKEPIRVLVVDDHALFRRGLEIVLAAEEDIQVVGEAGDGAEAVDKAADLLPDIVLMDVRMPKRGGIEACTSIKEVAPSAKIIMLTISDEEADLYDAIKAGATGYLLKEISTDEVATAIRAVADGQSQISPSMASKLLTEFKSMIQRTDERRLVPAPRLTDRELEVLKLVATGMNNRDIAKELFISENTVKNHVRNILEKLQLHSRMEAVVYAMREKILEIR; this is translated from the coding sequence ATGGCGGACAGCTTCGGACCGATGCGTGATGAGGATGCCGGGGACGGCATCGGCATCGGCACGCAAGCGGGCGCCCCGCGCAAGGAGCCCATCCGGGTCCTTGTGGTGGATGACCACGCCCTCTTCCGCCGGGGCCTGGAGATCGTCCTCGCCGCCGAGGAGGACATTCAGGTCGTCGGAGAGGCGGGCGACGGCGCGGAGGCGGTGGACAAGGCCGCGGATCTGCTGCCCGACATCGTGCTCATGGACGTACGCATGCCCAAGCGCGGTGGCATCGAGGCGTGCACCTCCATCAAGGAGGTGGCGCCGAGCGCGAAGATCATCATGCTGACGATCAGCGACGAGGAGGCCGACCTCTACGACGCGATCAAGGCGGGCGCCACCGGCTATCTCCTCAAGGAGATCTCCACGGACGAGGTCGCCACGGCGATCCGCGCGGTGGCCGACGGGCAGTCGCAGATCAGCCCCTCGATGGCGTCGAAGCTGCTCACCGAGTTCAAGTCGATGATCCAGCGCACCGACGAGCGCAGGCTGGTGCCCGCGCCGCGGCTGACCGACCGTGAGCTGGAAGTCCTGAAGCTGGTCGCCACGGGGATGAACAACCGCGACATCGCGAAGGAGTTGTTCATCTCGGAGAACACCGTGAAGAACCACGTGCGCAACATCCTGGAGAAGCTGCAGCTGCACTCCAGGATGGAGGCCGTCGTCTACGCGATGCGGGAGAAGATCCTCGAGATCCGCTAG
- a CDS encoding GNAT family N-acetyltransferase, which translates to MESVTLTTERLSLRTFTSADTGETYEACQDPDVQRWTTIPSPYARADAEGFINRMVPDGWRYDTEYTFAVRPLEGGPLLAAASLHHPRSGTWEIGFWTAKEHRGRGYMTETVLGLARWAFTDLHCTRLEWRAEVGNTGSRAVVEKAGFTIEGTLRGGLLNKGTLRDSWVGALLPSDLDLPSHHPYLPAKPKS; encoded by the coding sequence ATGGAGTCCGTCACCCTGACCACCGAGCGGCTGAGCCTGCGCACCTTCACGTCCGCCGACACCGGCGAGACCTACGAGGCCTGCCAGGACCCCGACGTCCAGCGCTGGACCACGATCCCCTCGCCGTACGCCCGCGCGGACGCCGAGGGCTTCATCAACCGCATGGTCCCGGACGGCTGGCGGTACGACACCGAGTACACCTTCGCCGTACGCCCCCTGGAGGGCGGCCCGCTGCTCGCCGCCGCGAGCCTGCACCACCCGCGCTCGGGCACCTGGGAGATCGGCTTCTGGACCGCGAAGGAGCACCGGGGCCGCGGCTACATGACGGAGACCGTGCTCGGCCTGGCCCGCTGGGCCTTCACCGACCTGCACTGCACGCGCCTGGAGTGGCGCGCCGAGGTCGGCAACACCGGCTCGCGTGCCGTCGTCGAGAAGGCGGGCTTCACCATCGAGGGCACGCTCCGCGGCGGCCTACTGAACAAGGGCACCCTCCGCGACAGCTGGGTCGGCGCCCTGCTCCCCTCGGACCTCGACCTCCCTTCGCACCACCCCTACCTCCCCGCCAAGCCCAAGTCCTAA
- the hpf gene encoding ribosome hibernation-promoting factor, HPF/YfiA family, translating to MDIVVKGRKTEVPERFRKHVAEKLKLDKIQKLDGKVISLDVEVSKETNPRQADRSDRVEITVRGRGPVIRAEASAADPYAALDLATAKLDARLRKQHEKRHNRRGNGRLSAAEVAERVPDAAYLNGDGSVARDEEPDGVPVKKIGSLEVQGDGPLVVREKTHVAAPMSLDQALYEMELVGHDFYLFVDSESKEPSVVYRRHAYDYGVIRLNTDPMVTRPEMAGGGGALGG from the coding sequence GTGGACATCGTCGTCAAGGGCCGCAAGACCGAGGTGCCCGAGCGGTTCCGCAAGCACGTGGCCGAGAAGCTGAAGCTGGACAAGATCCAGAAGCTCGACGGCAAGGTGATCAGCCTCGACGTCGAGGTGTCCAAGGAAACCAACCCGCGTCAGGCCGACCGTTCCGACCGCGTGGAGATCACCGTCCGCGGACGTGGGCCCGTGATTCGCGCGGAGGCCTCGGCGGCCGATCCTTACGCGGCGCTGGACCTGGCCACGGCCAAGCTGGACGCCCGGCTGCGCAAGCAGCACGAGAAGCGCCACAACCGGCGCGGCAACGGCAGGCTCTCCGCCGCCGAAGTCGCCGAGCGCGTCCCGGACGCCGCGTACCTCAACGGGGACGGGTCCGTCGCGCGCGACGAGGAGCCGGACGGCGTGCCGGTCAAGAAGATCGGTTCCCTGGAGGTCCAGGGAGACGGCCCCCTCGTGGTCCGCGAGAAGACACACGTCGCGGCCCCCATGTCGCTCGACCAGGCGCTCTACGAGATGGAACTGGTCGGACACGACTTCTACTTGTTCGTCGACTCCGAGTCCAAGGAACCCAGCGTCGTCTACCGGCGGCACGCCTATGACTACGGCGTCATCCGCCTCAACACCGACCCGATGGTCACCAGGCCCGAGATGGCCGGTGGCGGCGGTGCCCTCGGCGGCTGA
- a CDS encoding Rv3235 family protein — MRKVMTRPRRRPPTGRPPAGRPPTRTDSRRPSPTRQPPPLTAPSAIPAQPPPHPTELFAERLVLVLSGQRPMHWVARHIANTAFDDLARLAELRPLGTDGGHRPTIHRIGHYQPHPETYEVFARIATGPRLRALAFRLHRGADRRWRCTAVETERAP, encoded by the coding sequence ATGCGCAAGGTGATGACCAGGCCACGCCGACGCCCACCCACGGGCCGCCCGCCCGCGGGCCGCCCACCGACCCGCACGGACAGCCGCCGCCCCAGCCCCACCCGCCAACCACCACCCCTCACGGCCCCGTCCGCGATCCCGGCCCAGCCACCCCCGCACCCCACGGAACTCTTCGCCGAACGCCTGGTCCTGGTGCTCAGCGGCCAACGCCCCATGCACTGGGTGGCCCGCCACATCGCCAACACGGCCTTCGACGACCTGGCCCGCCTCGCGGAACTCCGCCCCCTCGGCACGGACGGCGGCCACCGCCCCACGATCCACCGCATCGGCCACTACCAGCCGCACCCCGAGACGTACGAGGTCTTCGCCCGCATCGCGACGGGCCCGAGGCTCAGGGCGCTGGCGTTCAGGCTGCACCGGGGCGCGGACAGAAGGTGGCGCTGCACGGCGGTGGAAACGGAACGCGCGCCCTAG
- a CDS encoding LpqB family beta-propeller domain-containing protein, translating to MPDSGNLKSVDASQRPDSQSQVRVYAMPPREGARAVEIVQGFLEALTSDDPQFAMARKYLTGDASKSWHPERSTTVLADGPNTSAEGNAGNDSEGRTFSLTGREVATVDEQHAYRPQERQYKQTVHLSQQGGPGGPWRIDRLPPGVVLGESDFQRIYRSVNKYYYATRASGMGSDGQRALVADPIYIRQRIDPLTETVKSLLHGPTNWLDQVADSSFSSGTKLKDPGKSLTPDDQNKLTVQLNSRADRTGQRRCSEMAAQLLFTLQDLTSSGVEEVQLQRSNGSMLCVLSEERAESIAPHRTADRPDFQYFINDKKQLVRMPAAPGSTADPEPVLGTIGSGEQPLRSAAVSRDEKRAAGVSYDGRSLYVGSLDANGELHKAEVRSKAKLEEDRLSTPSWDGRGDLWVADRDPKRPRLLWFGQGTGEPVQVDVSGLDGHIEAVRVSADGVRIALLVEKGGKKSLWIGRVERAGGGEGEKADISVLEPTQAAPQMEEVTAMSWAGGSRLVVVGRESGGVQQMRYVQCDGSVRPGTALPGLTGVKEIAASEDERQPLVAHSDDGIVRLPTGAQWQTVVKEGAAPVYPG from the coding sequence ATGCCCGACAGCGGGAACCTGAAGTCCGTCGACGCCTCGCAGCGTCCGGACTCCCAGTCGCAGGTCCGGGTCTACGCGATGCCGCCGCGCGAGGGCGCCCGGGCCGTGGAGATCGTGCAGGGCTTCCTGGAGGCGCTGACCAGTGACGATCCGCAGTTCGCGATGGCGCGCAAGTATCTGACCGGCGATGCGTCGAAGAGCTGGCACCCCGAGCGGTCCACGACGGTGCTCGCCGACGGTCCGAACACGAGCGCGGAGGGCAACGCGGGCAACGACAGCGAAGGACGTACGTTCTCGCTGACCGGCCGCGAGGTCGCGACGGTGGACGAGCAGCACGCGTACCGCCCCCAGGAGAGGCAGTACAAGCAGACCGTCCACCTCAGTCAGCAGGGCGGCCCGGGTGGTCCTTGGCGCATCGACAGGCTGCCGCCGGGCGTGGTGCTCGGCGAGTCCGACTTCCAGCGCATCTACCGGTCCGTCAACAAGTACTACTACGCCACGCGCGCGTCCGGGATGGGATCGGACGGCCAGCGGGCGCTCGTCGCCGACCCCATCTACATACGCCAGCGCATCGACCCGCTGACCGAGACGGTGAAGTCGCTCCTGCACGGGCCCACCAACTGGCTGGACCAGGTGGCGGATTCGAGCTTCAGCAGCGGTACGAAGCTCAAGGATCCCGGCAAGTCGCTGACGCCCGACGACCAGAACAAGCTGACCGTGCAGCTGAACTCGCGGGCCGACCGCACCGGTCAGCGCCGGTGCAGCGAGATGGCGGCCCAACTGCTCTTCACGCTCCAGGACTTGACGTCGTCCGGGGTCGAGGAGGTGCAGCTGCAGCGGTCCAACGGCTCGATGCTCTGCGTGCTGAGCGAGGAGCGCGCCGAGTCGATCGCGCCGCACCGTACCGCGGACCGCCCCGACTTCCAGTACTTCATCAACGACAAGAAGCAGCTCGTCCGGATGCCCGCGGCCCCGGGCAGCACCGCGGACCCGGAGCCGGTCCTCGGCACCATCGGCAGCGGCGAGCAGCCGCTGCGCTCGGCCGCGGTCTCGCGCGACGAGAAGCGCGCGGCGGGGGTGTCGTACGACGGGCGCTCGCTGTACGTCGGTTCGCTGGACGCGAACGGCGAACTCCACAAGGCGGAGGTGCGCAGCAAGGCCAAGCTGGAGGAGGACCGCCTCTCCACGCCGAGTTGGGACGGCAGGGGCGATCTGTGGGTGGCCGACCGCGATCCGAAGCGGCCGCGGCTGCTCTGGTTCGGCCAGGGCACGGGCGAGCCGGTCCAGGTCGACGTGTCCGGTCTCGACGGGCACATCGAGGCGGTGCGGGTCTCCGCCGACGGCGTGCGCATCGCCCTGCTCGTGGAGAAGGGCGGGAAGAAGTCCCTGTGGATCGGCCGGGTCGAGCGGGCCGGTGGCGGCGAGGGCGAGAAGGCGGACATCTCGGTGCTCGAACCCACGCAGGCGGCACCGCAGATGGAGGAGGTCACGGCCATGTCGTGGGCGGGCGGCAGCCGGCTCGTGGTGGTCGGGCGCGAGTCCGGCGGGGTGCAGCAGATGCGGTACGTCCAGTGCGACGGATCGGTGCGTCCGGGGACCGCGCTGCCCGGGCTGACCGGCGTGAAGGAGATCGCGGCTTCGGAGGACGAGCGGCAGCCGCTGGTGGCGCACTCGGACGACGGGATCGTGCGGCTGCCCACGGGTGCGCAGTGGCAGACGGTGGTGAAGGAAGGGGCGGCTCCGGTCTATCCGGGGTGA
- a CDS encoding ComF family protein, with product MRGWWQDLTDLVLPAECAGCGRPRAALCVACRAVLCGSASRRVRPVPEPRGLPVVHAAAPYEDAVRAVLLAHKERGALGLAGPLGEALAEAVCGALRGESGVAGDSGAQSWVGGPHGGSQGRTMPLSLVPVPSSRAAVRARGHDPARRIALAAAGELRRAGVPARVLAVLGQRRAVADQSGLGSRQRQANLAGALEVTATGAGLLARGGRVVLVDDLMTTGASLAEAARVIREVCTQEKTGTETARKPVSGAVAGPVMGLENRISAAVVAASPESFEINRN from the coding sequence ATGCGGGGCTGGTGGCAGGACCTGACCGACCTGGTGCTGCCGGCGGAGTGTGCGGGCTGCGGGCGACCGCGTGCGGCGCTCTGCGTCGCGTGCCGTGCCGTCCTGTGCGGGTCCGCGTCGCGCCGGGTGCGGCCGGTGCCGGAGCCGCGGGGGCTGCCCGTGGTGCACGCCGCGGCGCCGTACGAGGACGCGGTGCGGGCCGTACTGCTCGCGCACAAGGAGCGTGGCGCCCTGGGGCTCGCCGGACCTCTGGGGGAAGCGCTGGCGGAGGCCGTGTGCGGCGCTCTGCGGGGCGAATCAGGGGTGGCGGGTGATAGTGGGGCGCAATCCTGGGTAGGCGGCCCACACGGCGGTTCACAGGGGCGCACGATGCCGTTGTCGCTCGTTCCCGTCCCGTCGTCGCGCGCCGCGGTACGGGCGCGCGGGCATGACCCGGCGCGGCGGATCGCGCTCGCCGCGGCGGGCGAACTGCGGCGTGCGGGTGTCCCGGCGAGGGTGCTCGCGGTGCTGGGTCAACGGCGTGCGGTGGCCGACCAGTCGGGGCTCGGGTCCCGACAGCGGCAGGCCAATCTGGCGGGCGCCCTGGAGGTGACCGCCACGGGCGCAGGGCTGCTGGCGCGCGGTGGCCGGGTCGTTCTCGTGGACGACCTGATGACCACCGGTGCCTCATTGGCCGAGGCCGCGCGCGTAATACGTGAAGTGTGCACGCAAGAGAAAACAGGGACCGAGACCGCCCGGAAACCCGTTTCCGGGGCCGTGGCAGGCCCGGTAATGGGCCTGGAGAACAGGATCAGTGCGGCGGTCGTGGCCGCCTCACCGGAATCCTTCGAAATAAACCGGAACTGA
- the secA gene encoding preprotein translocase subunit SecA — protein MSVLSKIMRAGEGKILRKLHRIADQVNSIEEDFVSLSDAELRALTDEYKERFADGETLDDLLPEAFATVREAAKRVLGQRHYDVQMMGGAALHMGYVAEMKTGEGKTLVGTLPAYLNALSGKGVHLITVNDYLAERDSEMMGRVHKFLGLQVGCILANMTPAQRREQYNCDITYGTNNEFGFDYLRDNMAWSQEELVQRGHNFAIVDEVDSILVDEARTPLIISGPADQATKWYGDFAKLVTRLTKGEPGNQLKGIEETGDYEVDEKKRTVAIHESGVAKVEDWLGIDNLYESVNTPLVGYLNNAIKAKELFKNDKDYVVIDGEVMIVDEHTGRILAGRRYNEGMHQAIEAKEGVDIKDENQTLATITLQNFFRLYKRDGYDSGLSGMTGTAMTEAAEFHQIYKLGVVPIPTNRPMVRADQSDLIYRTEVAKFAAVVDDIAEKHEKGQPILVGTTSVEKSEYLSQQLSKRGVQHEVLNAKQHDREAPIIAQAGRKGAVTVATNMAGRGTDIKLGGNPDDLAEAELRQRGLDPVEHVEEWAAALPAALEKAGRSVKAEFEEVKDLGGLYVLGTERHESRRIDNQLRGRSGRQGDPGESRFYLSLGDDLMRLFKAQMVERVMAMANVPDDVPIENKMVTRAIASAQSQVEQQNFETRKNVLKYDEVLNRQREVIYGERRRVLEGEDLQDQVTHFMDDTIDAYIAAETAEGFAEEWDLDRLWGAFKQLYPVKVTVDELEEAAGDRAGLTAEFISDSIKDDIHQQYESREEQLGSDIMRELERRVVLSVLDRKWREHLYEMDYLQEGIGLRAMAQKDPLVEYQREGFDMFNAMMDGIKEESVGYLFNLEVQVEQQVEEVPVEDAATSLTKDGAQDAVPAGAGAARPEIRAKGLEAPQRPDRLHFQAPNAEGGIDEGDFATDGDGVRSESDGMTRAERRKAQKGGRRRKK, from the coding sequence GTGTCCGTCCTCTCGAAGATCATGCGTGCAGGCGAAGGCAAGATCCTGCGCAAACTGCACCGCATCGCGGACCAGGTCAACTCCATCGAAGAGGACTTCGTCAGCCTCTCCGACGCCGAGCTGCGCGCGCTTACCGATGAGTACAAGGAGCGGTTCGCCGACGGCGAGACGCTCGACGACCTGCTGCCCGAGGCTTTCGCGACGGTCCGTGAGGCCGCCAAGCGCGTCCTGGGCCAGCGCCACTACGACGTCCAGATGATGGGCGGCGCCGCGCTGCACATGGGCTACGTCGCCGAGATGAAGACCGGCGAGGGCAAGACCCTGGTCGGCACGCTGCCCGCGTACCTGAACGCCCTCTCCGGCAAGGGCGTCCACCTGATCACGGTCAATGACTACCTGGCCGAGCGCGACTCCGAAATGATGGGCCGCGTCCACAAGTTCCTGGGCCTTCAGGTCGGCTGCATCCTGGCCAACATGACGCCGGCCCAGCGTCGCGAGCAGTACAACTGCGACATCACGTACGGCACGAACAACGAGTTCGGCTTCGACTACCTCCGCGACAACATGGCGTGGTCGCAGGAGGAACTGGTCCAGCGCGGCCACAACTTCGCGATCGTCGACGAGGTCGACTCGATCCTCGTCGACGAGGCCCGTACGCCGCTGATCATCTCCGGCCCCGCCGACCAGGCCACCAAGTGGTACGGCGACTTCGCCAAGCTGGTCACCCGCCTCACCAAGGGCGAGCCCGGCAACCAGTTGAAGGGCATCGAGGAGACCGGCGACTACGAGGTCGACGAGAAGAAGCGCACCGTCGCCATCCACGAGTCCGGCGTCGCCAAGGTCGAGGACTGGCTGGGCATCGACAATCTGTACGAGTCGGTGAACACGCCCCTGGTCGGCTACCTCAACAACGCCATCAAGGCCAAGGAGCTCTTCAAGAACGACAAGGACTACGTCGTCATCGACGGCGAAGTCATGATCGTCGACGAGCACACCGGCCGTATCCTCGCGGGCCGCCGCTACAACGAGGGCATGCACCAGGCGATCGAGGCGAAGGAAGGGGTGGACATCAAGGACGAGAACCAGACCCTGGCGACCATCACCCTGCAGAACTTCTTCCGCCTCTACAAGCGCGACGGCTACGACAGCGGCCTCTCCGGCATGACCGGTACGGCCATGACCGAGGCCGCCGAGTTCCACCAGATCTACAAGCTGGGCGTCGTGCCGATCCCGACGAACCGGCCCATGGTCCGTGCCGACCAGTCCGACCTGATCTACCGCACCGAGGTCGCCAAGTTCGCGGCCGTCGTGGACGATATCGCCGAGAAGCACGAGAAGGGTCAGCCGATCCTGGTCGGTACGACCTCCGTGGAGAAGTCCGAGTACCTCTCCCAGCAGCTCTCCAAGCGCGGGGTCCAGCACGAGGTGCTGAACGCGAAGCAGCACGACCGCGAGGCGCCGATCATCGCCCAGGCCGGTCGCAAGGGCGCCGTCACCGTCGCCACGAACATGGCCGGACGAGGCACCGACATCAAGCTCGGCGGCAACCCCGACGACCTCGCGGAGGCGGAGCTGCGCCAGCGCGGCCTCGACCCCGTCGAGCACGTCGAGGAGTGGGCCGCGGCGCTGCCCGCCGCCCTGGAGAAGGCCGGGCGGTCCGTCAAGGCGGAGTTCGAAGAGGTCAAGGACCTGGGCGGGCTCTACGTCCTCGGTACCGAGCGGCACGAGTCGCGGCGCATCGACAACCAGCTGCGCGGTCGTTCGGGACGTCAGGGCGACCCCGGCGAGTCCCGCTTCTACCTCTCGCTCGGTGACGACCTGATGCGGCTCTTCAAGGCGCAGATGGTCGAGCGCGTGATGGCCATGGCCAACGTGCCGGACGACGTGCCGATCGAGAACAAGATGGTCACGCGCGCGATCGCCTCCGCCCAGTCGCAGGTCGAGCAGCAGAACTTCGAGACCCGGAAGAACGTCCTCAAGTACGACGAGGTCCTCAACCGGCAGCGCGAGGTCATCTACGGAGAGCGTCGGCGCGTCCTGGAGGGCGAGGACCTCCAGGACCAGGTCACGCACTTCATGGACGACACCATCGACGCGTACATCGCCGCGGAGACCGCCGAGGGCTTCGCCGAGGAGTGGGACCTGGACCGGCTGTGGGGCGCCTTCAAGCAGCTCTACCCGGTGAAGGTCACCGTCGACGAGCTGGAGGAGGCGGCGGGCGACCGCGCGGGCCTCACCGCGGAGTTCATCTCCGACTCCATCAAGGACGACATCCACCAGCAGTACGAGTCGCGTGAGGAGCAGCTCGGCTCCGACATCATGCGGGAGCTGGAGCGGCGCGTCGTCCTCTCGGTGCTCGACCGCAAGTGGCGTGAGCACCTCTACGAGATGGACTACCTCCAGGAGGGCATCGGCCTCCGTGCCATGGCGCAGAAGGACCCGCTGGTCGAGTACCAGCGCGAGGGCTTCGACATGTTCAACGCCATGATGGACGGCATCAAGGAGGAGTCCGTCGGCTACCTGTTCAACCTGGAGGTCCAGGTCGAGCAGCAGGTCGAGGAGGTTCCCGTCGAGGACGCGGCGACGTCGCTCACGAAGGACGGGGCGCAGGACGCGGTTCCGGCGGGTGCTGGTGCCGCTCGGCCGGAGATCCGCGCCAAGGGGCTCGAGGCTCCGCAGCGTCCGGACCGGCTGCACTTCCAGGCGCCCAATGCCGAGGGCGGCATCGACGAGGGTGACTTCGCCACGGATGGTGACGGTGTCCGGTCCGAGTCGGACGGGATGACGCGGGCGGAGCGGCGCAAGGCTCAAAAGGGCGGGCGGCGCCGCAAGAAGTAG
- a CDS encoding winged helix-turn-helix domain-containing protein — MTSLPPRPALALSADEARRIALRAQGFLGAPDRKSGVRGVLRHLGAVQLDTISVLARSHELIPYARLGAVGRDTVESAYWSATPAGAPAPRPHAFEYWSHAACVLPVEEWPHFAFRRRAYRARPHWHHDLPDGAYDQVIKQLRAEGPLTATELGGAKNKGEWWDWSESKIAVERALMYGEVVCTDRRSWKRVYDLAERAIPAPLLHDDLDDPECLRRLVKLAGQSLGVGTRADIADYHRLKGEEFDAVVADSGLVPVTVQGWDKPAWADPEALRTTPRGRHRTTLLSPFDSLIWERARTERIFGFTHRLEAYVPKPKRIHGYFAMPLLAGGKLLGRVDPAREGKVLVAKQVSLDSPKAVAPMAQALREAASWVGCDSVAVGRVNRPELTAELTRALN, encoded by the coding sequence ATGACGAGCCTGCCGCCGCGCCCCGCCCTCGCACTCTCCGCCGACGAGGCCCGCCGCATCGCCCTGCGCGCCCAGGGCTTCCTGGGCGCCCCGGACCGGAAGTCCGGCGTGCGGGGCGTGCTGCGGCACCTCGGCGCGGTCCAGCTCGACACGATCTCGGTCCTGGCCCGGTCCCACGAGCTCATTCCGTACGCACGCCTCGGCGCGGTGGGCCGCGACACCGTCGAGTCGGCGTACTGGAGCGCCACCCCCGCGGGCGCCCCCGCGCCCCGGCCGCACGCCTTCGAGTACTGGTCGCACGCCGCGTGCGTCCTCCCCGTCGAGGAGTGGCCGCACTTCGCCTTCCGCCGCCGCGCCTACCGCGCCCGCCCGCACTGGCACCACGACCTGCCCGACGGCGCGTACGACCAGGTGATCAAGCAGCTGCGCGCCGAAGGCCCCCTCACGGCGACGGAGTTGGGCGGCGCGAAGAACAAGGGCGAGTGGTGGGACTGGTCGGAGTCGAAGATCGCCGTCGAGCGCGCGCTGATGTACGGCGAGGTGGTGTGCACCGACCGCCGCTCCTGGAAGCGGGTGTACGACCTCGCGGAGCGCGCCATCCCCGCCCCGCTCCTCCATGACGACCTGGACGACCCGGAGTGCCTGCGCCGCCTGGTCAAGCTCGCCGGGCAGTCCCTCGGCGTCGGCACGCGCGCGGACATCGCCGACTACCACCGCCTCAAGGGCGAGGAGTTCGACGCGGTGGTCGCGGACTCGGGCCTGGTGCCGGTGACGGTCCAGGGCTGGGACAAGCCCGCCTGGGCGGACCCCGAGGCCCTGCGGACCACCCCCCGCGGCCGCCACCGCACGACGCTGCTCTCCCCCTTCGACTCCCTGATCTGGGAGCGTGCGCGCACGGAGCGGATCTTCGGCTTCACCCACCGCCTCGAGGCGTACGTGCCCAAGCCCAAGCGGATCCACGGCTACTTCGCGATGCCGCTGCTCGCGGGCGGCAAGCTGCTCGGCCGGGTCGACCCGGCGCGCGAGGGCAAGGTCCTGGTCGCCAAGCAGGTCTCGCTCGACTCCCCGAAGGCGGTCGCCCCGATGGCCCAGGCGCTGCGCGAAGCCGCGTCCTGGGTCGGCTGCGACTCCGTGGCCGTGGGCCGGGTGAACCGCCCCGAACTGACGGCGGAGCTGACCCGCGCCCTCAACTGA
- a CDS encoding DUF6912 family protein, which yields MRVYVPLTLPRLAEAYKAGEVAPGPLVAYAVTPALREWYVSDDIEELEYAALNRAAAASLRLVAGDPEAARRRVVLAADVPDGVAVADPDRGLDQGALGEVRIAAGLSLGKAAAVHVDAGDAEGDVRAAAAALGAADQGDDDARFVVDGAEDHELLWFATQEIPGLIA from the coding sequence ATGCGCGTCTACGTTCCCCTGACACTGCCCCGGCTCGCGGAGGCGTACAAGGCCGGGGAGGTGGCGCCCGGGCCGCTGGTCGCCTACGCCGTGACGCCCGCGCTGCGCGAGTGGTACGTCTCCGATGACATCGAGGAACTGGAGTACGCGGCGTTGAACCGGGCGGCGGCGGCGTCGCTGCGGCTGGTGGCGGGGGATCCGGAGGCGGCGCGGCGACGGGTCGTGCTGGCGGCGGACGTGCCGGACGGGGTGGCGGTGGCTGATCCGGACCGGGGTCTTGACCAGGGGGCGCTCGGGGAGGTGCGGATCGCGGCGGGGCTCTCGTTGGGGAAGGCCGCGGCGGTGCATGTGGACGCGGGGGACGCGGAGGGGGACGTGCGGGCTGCGGCCGCCGCGTTGGGGGCGGCGGATCAGGGGGACGATGATGCGCGGTTCGTGGTGGACGGGGCGGAGGACCATGAGCTGCTCTGGTTCGCCACGCAGGAGATTCCGGGGCTGATCGCCTGA